One window of Salminus brasiliensis chromosome 16, fSalBra1.hap2, whole genome shotgun sequence genomic DNA carries:
- the slc37a4b gene encoding glucose-6-phosphate exchanger SLC37A4b, whose product MGATGYGYYRSVIFSSMFLGYLLYYFNRKTFSFLMPSVMEEIELDKEALGLITSSQTLAYAISKFISGVLSDQLSARWLFSSGLFIVGGINILFSWSSTVMVFTGLWFVNGLGQGCGWPPCGKVLRKWFEPSQFGTWWAVLSCSMNLAGSLGPIITTILAEYYSWRTIISASGVICMGFAFICVLLVKNEPSDVGLPSIQPGSKKAKGNKNTPNDESTLKEFLLSPYLWVLSTGYLVVFGVKIACTDWGQLFLMQEKGQSAMMGSSYMSALEIGGFAGSIAAGFLSDRAVARHGLGTHGNPRHGLLLAMMAGMAVSMYLFRVTITAEVPKEDPLWVIALHPVSVLTGLSEKEIWILTLGAVFGFSSYGPIALFGVIANESAPSNYCGTSHAIVALMANVGAFLAGLPFSTIASRYSWDTAFWVAEVICALTTVGFFLLRNMRTKMGREHRKTD is encoded by the exons ATGGGAGCCACCGGGTATGGATATTACCGCAGCGTCATTTTCAGCTCAATGTTTCTGGGGTATCTGCTGTATTACTTCAACAGGAAGACCTTCTCCTTTCTGATGCCGTCGGTTATGGAGGAGATTGAACTGGACAAGGAAGCgcttg GGCTGATTACCAGCAGCCAGACGTTGGCTTATGCCATCAGTAAGTTCATCAGCGGAGTGCTGTCTGACCAGCTTAGCGCCCGCTGGCTCTTTTCCTCGGGCCTCTTCATCGTGGGGGGCATAAATATACTCTTCTCCTGGTCGTCTACAGTCATGGTCTTCACTGGACTCTGGTTTGTGAACGGTCTCGGGCAGGGATGTGGTTGGCCACCATGCGGCAAGGTGCTACGAAAG TGGTTTGAGCCGTCCCAGTTTGGAACCTGGTGGGCGGTTTTGTCCTGCAGTATGAACCTGGCAGGCAGTCTAGGTCCCATCATTACCACAATACTGGCCGAGTATTACAGCTGGAGGACCATCATTTCAGCGTCTGGTGTGATCTGCATGGGCTTTGCTTTCATCTGCGTCTTGCTGGTCAAGAACGAGCCCAGCGATGTTGGCCTGCCCAGCATACAGCCGGGGAGCAAGAAGGCCAAAGGCAATAAAAACA cccCGAATGACGAGAGCACTCTTAAAGAGTTCCTGCTGTCTCCGTACCTGTGGGTCCTGTCCACGGGTTACCTGGTGGTGTTTGGGGTGAAGATCGCCTGCACTGACTGGGGTCAGCTGTTCCTCATGCAAGAGAAAGGCCAGTCTGCTATGATGG GCAGTTCGTATATGAGTGCCCTGGAGATTGGTGGTTTCGCTGGTAGCATTGCAGCAGGCTTCCTCTCAGACAGAGCGGTTGCACGA CATGGGCTGGGTACCCATGGCAACCCTCGGCACGGCCTCCTCTTAGCCATGATGGCGGGCATGGCTGTGTCCATGTATCTGTTCCGGGTCACCATCACAGCAGAGGTGCCCAAG GAAGATCCACTCTGGGTGATTGCTCTCCATCCAGTCTCTGTCCTGACCGGTCTGTCTGAGAAGGAG ATCTGGATCTTGACTTTAGGTGCTGTATTTGGGTTCTCGTCATATGGCCCGATCGCACTGTTTGGGGTCATCGCTAATGAGAGCGCACCCTCTAACTACTGTGGGACATCACATGCTATTGTAGCCCTCATGGCGAACG TTGGTGCTTTCCTCGCGGGCCTGCCCTTCAGCACCATCGCTAGTCGCTACAGCTGGGACACGGCCTTCTGGGTGGCCGAGGTGATCTGCGCACTGACCACGGTTGGCTTCTTCCTGCTGCGTAACATGCGGACAAAAATGGGGCGAGAgcacagaaagacagactga
- the rps25 gene encoding small ribosomal subunit protein eS25 has protein sequence MPPKDSKQKKDSGKSKKDKDPVNKSGGKAKKKKWSKGKVRDKLNNLVLFDKATYDKLYKEVPNYKLITPAVVSERLKIRGSLARAALLELLSKGLIKLVSKHRAQLIYTRNTKGTDEGVPEKEA, from the exons ATG CCGCCCAAGGACAGCAAGCAGAAGAAGGATTCGGGCAAGTCCAAGAAGGACAAGGACCCAGTCAACAAATCTGGAGGCAAGGCTAAGAAGAAG AAGTGGTCCAAAGGAAAGGTGAGGGACAAGCTCAACAACCTGGTCCTCTTCGACAAGGCCACCTATGACAAGCTGTACAAAGAAGTCCCGAACTACAAGCTCATCACACCTGCCGTCGTGTCTGAGAGGCTGAAGATCAGAGGCTCTCTTGCCAGGGCTGCCCTCCTTGAGCTGCTTAGCAAAG GTCTGATCAAGCTAGTGTCGAAGCACAGGGCTCAGCTGATCTACACACGCAACACCAAGGGTACCGATGAGGGTGTCCCTGAGAAAGAAGCATAA
- the mipepb gene encoding mitochondrial intermediate peptidase yields MLARFRLYKLLQASKLLIFRRVPTVSSVGAAFNAQQHRPQDHLHKHAGLFAVPELSGPAGFQVAQRDALWEMEFLVKRACTQPPGVATVEAFDQLSDSLCRVADLADFIKVAHPDPAYRKAAERTCVDLGTVVEKLNTNVELCQSLKTLLADEEALAKLDPDSRRVAELFMFDFEISGIHLDEAKRRKAVSLNVKLLDLSHAFLHGSHLPNTLEKRALPERLRHCFSVDGSRIQIGGLHADAPDELVREAAYRVFLHPNTELLLCLDELLACRHELAKLVGYESFAHRALKGTMARTPETVMQFLQLLTEKLSGRTAQDFSVMKALKKRLGSTNPDLMPWDHPYLSRAVRAETCNIEAIHYSPYFSLGACMEGLNTLFSQLLGVSFQAEEPKTGEVWSDDVRKLAVVHESEGLLGYIYCDFFHRPDKPHQDCHFTIRGGRLKADGQYQLPVVVLMLSLPPPTSRTPSLLTPGMMENLFHEMGHAMHSMLGRTRYQHVTGTRCATDFAEVPSILMEFFASDYRVVSQFARHYETGEPLPESMATRLCESKRICGAADTQLQVFYAALDQMYHGKPQNRTTTDILQDIQEQFYGLPYIPNTAWQLRFSHLVGYGAKYYSYLMSRAVASMVWRQCFLKDPFNRAMGEHYRREMLAHGGGKEPMLMVKGMLQKTPTTEDLVEALVLDLDAS; encoded by the exons ATGTTAGCTCGTTTTCGCCTCTACAAGCTTTTACAAGCCtctaaattattaatatttagacGTGTCCCGACTGTGTCTTCTGTTGGAGCAGCTTTTAACGCCCAGCAGCACCGACCACAGGACCACCTGCACAAGCACGCG GGTTTATTTGCAGTGCCGGAGCTCAGCGGTCCTGCTGGGTTTCAGGTCGCCCAGCGCGATGCACTCTGGGAAATGGAGTTTCTGGTGAAGAGAGCGTGCACGCAGCCCCCTGGTGTTGCCACGGTGGAGGCTTTCGACCAGCTGTCCGACAGCTTGTGCAGAGTGGCAGATTTG GCAGACTTCATCAAAGTTGCCCATCCTGACCCGGCATACCGGAAAGCTGCTGAAAGGACCTGCGTGGATCTCGGCACAGTGGTGGAAAA GCTCAACACGAATGTAGAACTGTGCCAAAGCCTGAAAACTCTACTGGCTGATGAAGAGGCTCTGGCCAAGCTGGACCCAGACTCAAG GAGGGTGGCCGAGCTGTTCATGTTCGACTTTGAGATCAGCGGGATACACCTGGATGAAGCAAAG AGAAGAAAGGCCGTCAGCCTGAATGTGAAGCTCCTTGATCTCAGCCATGCTTTCCTGCATGGCTCTCATCTCCCCAATACGCTAGAGAAGCGAGCCCTGCCTGAACGCCTCCGCCACTGTTTCTCAGTCGATGGGAGCCGTATTCAGATCGGCGGGCTGCATGCAGATGCTCCAGACGAGCTG GTGCGAGAAGCTGCATACAGAGTCTTTCTCCACCCGAACACTGAACTGCTGCTTTGCCTGGATGAGCTTTTGGCCTGCAGGCATGAGCTGGCGAAGCTTGTAGGCTATGAATCGTTTGCGCACCGAGCTTTGAAGGGAACAATGGCGCGAACCCCAG AGACGGTGATGCAGTTCCTACAGCTGCTTACAGAGAAGCTCTCTGGCAG AACTGCCCAGGACTTCAGCGTGATGAAGGCTCTGAAGAAGAGATTGGGTTCCACAAACCCG GACCTGATGCCATGGGATCACCCTTACCTCAGCAGGGCCGTCCGAGCTGAGAC GTGTAACATCGAGGCCATCCACTACAGCCCCTACTTCTCTCTCGGAGCGTGCATGGAGGGACTGAACACGCTCTTCAGCCAGCTGCTCGGGGTCTCCTTCCAAGCTGAGGAGCCCAAGACGGGAGAGGTGTGGAGCGATGATGTCAGAAAACTG GCTGTGGTTCACGAGTCTGAGGGGCTGCTGGGATACATCTACTGTGACTTCTTTCATCGTCCTGATAAACCCCACCAG GACTGCCACTTCACTATCCGCGGAGGGCGGCTGAAGGCGGACGGACAGTACCAGCTGCCCGTGGTGGTTCTGATGCTAAGCCTGCCGCCCCCGACGAGCAGAACCCCCTCACTTCTCACCCCTGGCATGATGGAGAACCTCTTCCATGAGATGGGCCATGCCATGCATTCCATGCTGGGCCGGACTCGCTATCAGCACGTGACTG gtaCCAGGTGTGCTACAGACTTTGCAGAAGTTCCGTCCATTCTCATGGAGTTCTTCGCCTCTGATTATCGAGTTGTGAGCCAGTTTGCTCGCCACTACGAGACCGGCGAG CCTCTACCTGAAAGCATGGCGACCCGTCTGTGCGAATCTAAGAGAATCTGTGGAGCCGCTGACACTCAGCTACAG GTTTTCTACGCAGCCTTGGATCAAATGTATCATGGCAAACCACAAAACAGGACGACCACCGATATTCTACAAGACATCCAGGAACAGTTCTACGGACTGCCATACATTCCCAACACT GCTTGGCAGCTGCGATTCAGCCACTTGGTTGGTTATGGTGCCAAATACTACTCCTACCTCATGTCCAGAGCTGTGGCCTCCATGGTGTGGAGGCAGTGTTTTCTCAAGGACCCCTTTAACAG AGCCATGGGAGAGCACTACCGCAGAGAGATGCTGGCTCACGGTGGTGGAAAGGAGCCCATGCTTATGGTTAAAG GAATGCTACAGAAGACCCCTACAACCGAAGACCTCGTTGAAGCTCTAGTGCTGGATCTTGATGCTTCTTAA
- the hmgn1b gene encoding non-histone chromosomal protein HMG-like — MPKRSKANNDTEASEPKRRSARLVNKPAPPKAEPKPKAKKAPAKPAKKAKEPEKPKEEEKKEEVPAENGEAKAEDEAPATEESEEKDDAAE; from the exons gCGAACAATGACACTGAAGCCAGTGAG CCCAAAAGGAGATCGGCAAGATTGGTGAAC AAACCTGCACCTCCAAAGGCAGAGCCCAAGCCAAAGGCGAAG AAGGCACCTGCCAAACCTGCCAAGAAAGCTAAGGAGCCCGAAAAGCccaaggaggaggagaagaaagaggaggtCCCTGCCGAAAACGGCGAGGCGAAAGCCGAGGATGAG GCACCAGCGACGGAAGAGTCGGAGGAGAAGGACGACGCGGCAGAATAA